The following proteins are encoded in a genomic region of Anaerolineae bacterium:
- a CDS encoding YggS family pyridoxal phosphate-dependent enzyme translates to MIDQKALAANVARVQERIAAAAERAGRKANEITLVAVSKTHPVEAVIAALALGIRHFGENRVEEANPKIEAVRQWLTAHGCEAHLPEPIWHMVGHVQSRKAEDVIAGGYALVHSVDRVKLARRLSRYALNAGRVQDILLEVNLSGEATKYGFDLETLVPAIEEIASQPGVRVRGLMTMAPIVDDPEKARPVFAGLRELRDLLAIQLPELDWYHLSMGMTDDFEVAIEEGATIVRIGRAIFGPRQE, encoded by the coding sequence ATGATTGACCAGAAGGCGTTGGCGGCCAATGTAGCGCGCGTGCAGGAGCGGATCGCGGCCGCGGCTGAGCGCGCTGGGCGGAAGGCCAATGAGATCACGCTAGTAGCGGTGAGCAAGACCCATCCGGTTGAGGCCGTGATTGCCGCTCTGGCTCTAGGCATTCGCCACTTTGGCGAGAACCGAGTGGAAGAGGCCAACCCTAAGATCGAGGCGGTACGCCAGTGGCTGACCGCCCACGGCTGCGAAGCCCATCTCCCTGAGCCGATCTGGCACATGGTGGGACACGTGCAATCCCGTAAAGCCGAAGACGTCATCGCCGGCGGCTATGCCCTAGTGCACTCGGTGGACCGGGTCAAGCTGGCCCGCCGGCTAAGCCGGTATGCGCTGAACGCCGGCCGTGTCCAGGATATCCTGCTCGAGGTGAACCTCAGCGGCGAAGCTACCAAGTATGGGTTTGACCTAGAGACCCTGGTCCCGGCCATCGAGGAGATCGCCTCGCAGCCGGGCGTCCGCGTTCGGGGGCTGATGACCATGGCTCCCATCGTTGATGACCCAGAGAAGGCGCGACCTGTATTCGCCGGGTTACGAGAGCTGCGTGACCTCTTGGCCATCCAACTTCCGGAGTTGGACTGGTACCATCTCAGCATGGGGATGACTGATGATTTTGAGGTGGCCATTGAAGAAGGTGCCACCATCGTGCGGATTGGGCGGGCCATCTTCGGCCCTCGCCAGGAGTGA
- a CDS encoding polymer-forming cytoskeletal protein: MTLFKRDRARDRRPTPPPPASKPPASAPPPTREAAPTSFPAPSTAAAEPASTTTTRPISMDFPRDAAAIIDKNTQLSGTLRSEGNVLIQGMFEGEIEAKGTIRVEESAQVQAQIRASNVIISGSFDGKIVCQNRFLVTPTGSVKGEINTSILVVEEGSTVNCRFVMSREGR; encoded by the coding sequence ATGACGCTGTTCAAACGTGACCGCGCGCGGGACCGTAGGCCGACTCCGCCTCCCCCTGCTTCTAAGCCGCCTGCGTCTGCTCCACCGCCTACCCGGGAGGCGGCTCCGACCTCGTTTCCAGCGCCTTCGACGGCGGCTGCCGAGCCTGCGTCGACTACTACCACTCGGCCCATCTCCATGGATTTTCCTCGCGATGCGGCTGCCATCATTGATAAGAATACCCAGCTCTCTGGTACGCTGCGCTCAGAAGGCAACGTATTGATCCAGGGGATGTTTGAAGGCGAGATCGAGGCCAAAGGGACTATCCGAGTGGAGGAGAGCGCCCAGGTACAGGCTCAGATTCGAGCCAGCAATGTCATCATTTCCGGTTCCTTTGACGGCAAGATCGTCTGCCAAAACCGCTTTCTGGTTACACCAACCGGCAGTGTCAAAGGGGAGATCAACACCTCTATCCTGGTGGTTGAGGAGGGATCCACCGTCAACTGTCGCTTTGTGATGTCACGGGAAGGGAGGTAA
- a CDS encoding polymer-forming cytoskeletal protein, translated as MSATAPTIPGVSSSAPGTLPIDRPTSNESLVTSDSHFDGLYRTKQNLRVEGIAEGEIECEGTLTVAKGARVRAKVTARNITVAGELEGEVTCQETFQIMPSGQVQATVVARRLIVQEGGLYNGEFRMITEQASARGPERPTPRSPERPAGGRRADDWLSRLSSAEPASETKDDESQ; from the coding sequence ATGTCCGCAACTGCACCCACCATACCTGGTGTATCATCATCTGCACCCGGCACATTACCCATTGACCGCCCTACTAGCAATGAGAGCCTGGTGACCAGCGACTCCCATTTCGACGGGCTATATCGCACCAAACAAAATCTGCGGGTCGAGGGGATCGCCGAAGGGGAAATCGAATGCGAGGGGACGCTGACCGTCGCTAAGGGGGCTCGCGTCCGAGCCAAGGTGACCGCGCGCAACATCACCGTTGCTGGTGAGCTGGAGGGGGAGGTCACCTGTCAGGAGACCTTCCAGATCATGCCCTCAGGTCAGGTCCAGGCCACCGTTGTTGCCAGAAGACTGATTGTGCAAGAGGGGGGACTCTATAACGGCGAATTTCGCATGATTACCGAACAAGCATCTGCCCGGGGCCCGGAGCGGCCAACCCCCCGGAGCCCTGAGCGGCCAGCTGGCGGCCGCCGTGCCGATGACTGGCTCTCCCGGCTGAGC
- a CDS encoding YdcF family protein, producing the protein MWQGLAFLILGGLCGLAWMAWLVDQYGQVDRKQHADVIIVLGARVLPDGRPGPDLYSRTRHGVNLYQSGWASQLMFTGGYAGDAASAAAVARRLALKWGVPDEHIWLADGSMSTWEDAKVAARLMRRQGWQRAIVVSHPLHLYRAQWMFRRAGLTVYPSPTPDVSVAEMDWRQRLYLDVREALALAWSYLPGEAQRLAWTAELQKMVVRFR; encoded by the coding sequence GTGTGGCAAGGGCTTGCGTTTCTGATCCTGGGCGGTCTATGTGGGCTTGCCTGGATGGCATGGCTGGTGGATCAATACGGCCAGGTAGACCGTAAGCAACATGCGGATGTGATCATCGTCCTGGGAGCGCGCGTCCTGCCCGACGGCCGGCCGGGACCCGACCTGTACAGCCGCACTCGACATGGTGTGAACCTGTACCAGAGCGGATGGGCATCGCAGCTCATGTTCACCGGCGGGTACGCTGGCGATGCCGCCTCGGCGGCAGCTGTAGCCCGTCGCCTGGCGCTGAAGTGGGGGGTGCCAGACGAGCACATTTGGCTGGCAGATGGTTCCATGAGCACGTGGGAAGATGCCAAGGTGGCCGCCCGGCTCATGCGCCGCCAGGGATGGCAGCGGGCGATCGTGGTCAGCCACCCCCTGCACCTGTATCGGGCGCAGTGGATGTTTCGTCGGGCCGGGCTGACCGTTTATCCCAGCCCGACGCCTGACGTCTCCGTGGCCGAGATGGACTGGCGACAGCGGCTATACTTGGACGTGCGCGAGGCGCTGGCGCTGGCATGGTCGTACCTGCCTGGTGAAGCGCAACGGTTGGCCTGGACGGCAGAGTTGCAAAAGATGGTGGTGCGATTTCGGTGA
- a CDS encoding YggT family protein, whose product MIDFLITFVNLLLQALSWAIIIRVLLSWFPNINQNNPLVQLLRSITDPILEPARRIIPTVGMIDISPLVVLLLLDFVIRPVVLQVLFALR is encoded by the coding sequence ATGATTGACTTCTTGATCACGTTTGTCAACTTGTTGTTGCAAGCGTTAAGCTGGGCCATCATTATCCGGGTGTTGTTGTCTTGGTTCCCGAACATCAACCAGAATAACCCGCTGGTTCAGCTTTTGCGCTCCATCACTGATCCAATTCTGGAGCCGGCGCGGCGCATCATCCCCACGGTGGGGATGATAGATATCTCCCCACTCGTCGTATTGTTGCTGTTGGATTTTGTGATCCGACCAGTGGTTTTGCAAGTACTATTCGCCTTGCGATAG
- a CDS encoding radical SAM protein, protein MRWEEIKRAQAILSREQGTIYKDWGGKLRVALAYPNTYYVGMSSLALQTIYRAFNLRPTVVCERVFWDKGGLQAGRTLISLESQRPITDFDVFAFTISYEMDYFNVVEMLRQAGIPPLAQDRDETWPLLLGGGPALSMNPEPLAPFFDAIVIGEGEEVVGTLSDLLNEGLDWPRQTLLEQLATIPGVYVPQIHHNDPTQPDWHPIERLWVRDLTAHPTVSSLYTPDTEFSDLHLIEIARGCGRGCRFCLAGYVYRPPREIPAEVVLEWAREGLRYRDKIGLVSAAVSDHTEIDRLAEGLRRLGARISVSSMRTDPISVPLVELLAESGTQTLTIAPEAGSQRLRNVISKTQTDDDLLAAVDLAERLRFPQLKMYFMVGHPTETDADIQALVDFALEVRRRFSRRVVLNTTPYVPKAHTPFQWEPMTPAPILRERQEFVKRHLARHHIAVRADSPEWAEVQGILARGDRRLAQVLLRLERLSISAFHAAMAECGLSAAEYLGPRSPDEILPWQIVDPVVSPKYLQMEHRLAERGQPGRPCPIDSAGCLTCRACDPSWAFRFTGGVPARKPYVFTAAGQPAHPWRQPIPLIV, encoded by the coding sequence ATGAGATGGGAAGAGATCAAGCGAGCTCAGGCAATCCTGAGCCGAGAACAGGGCACCATTTACAAAGACTGGGGTGGTAAGCTGCGGGTCGCGTTGGCATATCCCAATACCTACTACGTGGGGATGTCTAGCCTGGCCTTGCAGACGATTTATCGTGCTTTCAATTTGCGGCCCACTGTGGTGTGCGAACGGGTCTTCTGGGACAAGGGCGGTTTGCAAGCGGGTCGTACATTAATCTCTTTGGAATCGCAACGCCCGATCACCGATTTCGATGTCTTCGCCTTCACCATCTCCTACGAGATGGACTATTTCAACGTCGTGGAGATGCTGCGGCAGGCGGGCATCCCGCCGCTGGCGCAGGACCGCGATGAGACGTGGCCGCTTCTGTTGGGGGGCGGCCCCGCGCTCAGCATGAACCCGGAGCCACTGGCACCTTTCTTCGACGCCATTGTAATCGGCGAGGGCGAGGAGGTAGTAGGCACCCTCTCCGACCTGCTAAACGAGGGGCTGGACTGGCCACGGCAGACGCTATTAGAGCAACTGGCCACCATCCCCGGCGTCTACGTGCCTCAAATCCACCATAACGATCCCACCCAGCCCGACTGGCATCCGATCGAGCGGCTGTGGGTGCGAGACCTGACAGCGCATCCGACGGTATCCAGCCTGTACACCCCTGACACCGAGTTCAGCGACCTTCACCTGATCGAGATCGCGCGCGGTTGCGGCCGCGGTTGTCGCTTTTGCCTGGCCGGCTATGTCTACCGGCCGCCGCGTGAGATCCCGGCCGAAGTAGTCCTGGAATGGGCGCGCGAGGGGCTGCGATACCGAGATAAGATCGGCCTGGTCTCAGCGGCGGTGTCTGATCACACGGAAATCGACCGACTGGCCGAGGGGCTGCGTCGCCTGGGCGCACGCATCAGCGTCTCCTCGATGCGCACCGACCCGATCAGCGTGCCGCTGGTGGAGCTGCTAGCTGAGAGCGGCACCCAGACGCTGACTATCGCGCCCGAGGCGGGGTCCCAACGGCTGCGCAACGTGATCAGTAAAACGCAGACCGATGATGACCTGCTGGCAGCGGTGGACCTGGCCGAGCGGTTGCGGTTTCCGCAGCTCAAGATGTACTTCATGGTAGGGCATCCTACTGAGACCGACGCCGATATCCAGGCGTTGGTGGACTTCGCCCTGGAGGTGCGGCGGCGATTCAGCCGCCGAGTAGTCCTGAACACCACCCCATACGTGCCCAAGGCGCACACCCCCTTTCAATGGGAACCGATGACCCCGGCCCCTATCCTGCGGGAGCGGCAGGAGTTCGTCAAACGGCATCTGGCCCGGCATCACATCGCAGTGCGGGCCGATTCACCCGAATGGGCCGAGGTACAGGGGATCCTGGCCCGCGGCGACCGCCGATTGGCTCAGGTGCTGTTGCGACTGGAGCGTCTATCGATATCGGCCTTCCACGCGGCGATGGCCGAATGTGGGCTTTCAGCGGCGGAATATCTAGGCCCGCGCTCGCCCGATGAGATCTTGCCCTGGCAGATCGTGGATCCGGTGGTAAGCCCCAAATATCTCCAGATGGAGCACCGCCTGGCAGAGCGCGGTCAACCAGGCCGGCCGTGTCCGATCGACTCCGCCGGCTGTCTCACCTGCCGCGCGTGCGATCCTTCGTGGGCATTTCGCTTCACGGGTGGGGTGCCAGCGCGCAAACCATACGTCTTCACCGCCGCCGGCCAACCCGCCCATCCGTGGCGCCAGCCGATCCCGCTGATCGTATAG
- the proC gene encoding pyrroline-5-carboxylate reductase: protein MLHNTRLAFIGGGNMGEAMIKGLLDQSLIEPSCIVASDPNPERRAALAARYGVHTTANNVEAASRAHVVVLAIKPQVLKKVMAELHGQISPDALVLSIIAGARIAALKRGLGHRAIARAMPNTPAQIGQGISVWTTTPEVNESQREQARLILGALGEEIWMDDEEYLDMATALSGTGPGYVFLFMEAMIDAGVHLGFSRDVATRLVLQTMQGSVALVRATGRHPTELRNAVTSPGGTTAEALYQLEKGGMRTVLSKAIWAAYQKSKYLGGLSEQ from the coding sequence GTGCTCCACAATACGAGGTTAGCCTTCATTGGCGGCGGCAACATGGGCGAGGCGATGATTAAAGGACTGCTCGATCAATCTCTGATCGAGCCATCTTGCATCGTTGCCTCGGACCCCAACCCAGAGCGGCGCGCGGCTCTGGCTGCGCGGTACGGCGTCCATACGACAGCTAACAACGTGGAAGCCGCATCCCGAGCCCATGTGGTAGTCCTGGCCATCAAGCCGCAGGTCCTGAAAAAGGTGATGGCCGAGCTCCACGGACAGATCTCTCCCGACGCGCTAGTGCTGTCTATCATCGCCGGTGCCCGCATCGCTGCCTTGAAGCGAGGATTGGGCCATCGCGCCATTGCTCGCGCCATGCCCAACACACCCGCGCAGATCGGCCAGGGGATTAGCGTGTGGACGACCACGCCCGAGGTGAACGAGTCGCAACGAGAACAGGCCCGGCTTATCCTGGGAGCGCTGGGCGAGGAGATCTGGATGGACGATGAGGAGTACCTGGACATGGCGACGGCCCTCTCGGGCACTGGGCCAGGATATGTCTTCCTGTTCATGGAGGCTATGATTGATGCCGGCGTCCATCTGGGCTTCTCGCGCGACGTTGCGACCCGGCTGGTGTTGCAAACCATGCAAGGATCAGTGGCGCTGGTACGGGCGACGGGGCGTCACCCCACAGAGCTGCGTAACGCGGTGACGTCACCTGGAGGGACCACCGCTGAAGCCCTGTATCAGCTCGAGAAGGGCGGGATGCGCACGGTGCTCTCTAAGGCGATCTGGGCTGCTTACCAGAAGTCCAAGTACCTGGGAGGGTTGAGTGAGCAATGA
- a CDS encoding Uma2 family endonuclease: MMSRAIERPVIPQTKRQPPQGKLSFQEFLEWLDEDTWAEWVEGEVEMVSPATTQHQRVQGFLWQVLGIFVRARGLGEVLGAPYLIELPSVLRGREPDLIFVAVPRRLEAEATYLEGAPELVVEIVSPQSVARDRGSKFVEYEAAGVAEYWLIDLLRRRAEFYQLDAEGRYALAFGGAAGVYRSMVVPSFWLRVEWLWQEPLPPPWRTVAEIAGVDAALVDAFERALMGKG; this comes from the coding sequence ATGATGAGCAGAGCCATCGAGCGGCCGGTGATCCCTCAGACTAAACGCCAGCCACCGCAAGGGAAGCTTTCCTTTCAGGAGTTCCTGGAGTGGCTCGACGAGGATACCTGGGCCGAGTGGGTAGAAGGGGAGGTGGAGATGGTCTCGCCGGCGACCACGCAGCACCAGCGCGTCCAGGGATTCCTCTGGCAGGTCTTGGGTATCTTTGTACGGGCGCGGGGATTGGGTGAAGTGCTGGGAGCACCCTACCTGATCGAACTCCCATCGGTGCTGCGGGGACGGGAGCCGGATTTGATCTTCGTGGCAGTGCCTCGCCGGCTGGAAGCGGAGGCCACCTATCTGGAGGGCGCGCCGGAACTAGTAGTGGAGATCGTCTCGCCTCAGAGCGTTGCGCGGGATCGAGGGAGCAAGTTCGTTGAGTACGAGGCCGCTGGCGTGGCCGAGTACTGGCTGATTGACCTGCTGCGACGCCGTGCTGAGTTCTATCAGCTAGATGCAGAAGGACGCTACGCGCTGGCCTTCGGAGGGGCAGCCGGCGTGTATCGTTCGATGGTGGTGCCGAGCTTCTGGCTGAGGGTAGAGTGGCTATGGCAAGAGCCGCTTCCCCCGCCTTGGCGAACTGTCGCCGAGATCGCCGGCGTGGATGCGGCCCTGGTGGATGCCTTCGAACGCGCCCTGATGGGCAAAGGATAG
- the pgeF gene encoding peptidoglycan editing factor PgeF, with translation MFRYTTHGITLYEFETLAAQAGLCHAISTRLGGVSPPPFASLNLTSARGDAPEHVRENVRRLCKAVDLTPAALVSPQQVHGAQIARVGREMCGGILPGCDGVITDEPGVALLLRFADCVPLIVYDPVHRAVGMAHAGWRGTLAGIAVALVQAMEVAFGSRPMELLAGIGPAIGPCCYQVGSEVAERAIAAFSTADGVVLTRADGSFYLNLWEANRQALAQTGVQQIEVAGLCTACHTDEFYSHRAENGRTGHHGSLAYLR, from the coding sequence ATGTTTCGCTATACGACCCACGGGATCACCCTGTACGAGTTTGAGACGCTGGCTGCGCAGGCGGGCCTCTGCCATGCCATTAGCACCCGGCTGGGAGGCGTCAGCCCGCCCCCGTTTGCTTCGCTGAACCTAACCTCGGCGCGCGGGGATGCACCGGAGCACGTGCGGGAGAACGTGCGTCGGCTGTGCAAGGCGGTGGATCTGACCCCGGCGGCGCTGGTCAGTCCGCAACAGGTTCACGGGGCCCAGATCGCGCGGGTAGGGCGGGAGATGTGCGGGGGGATCCTGCCGGGCTGTGACGGGGTGATCACCGATGAGCCTGGCGTGGCGCTGCTGCTGCGCTTTGCCGACTGCGTGCCACTGATCGTCTACGATCCGGTTCATCGCGCAGTAGGGATGGCGCACGCCGGCTGGCGAGGCACCCTCGCGGGGATCGCTGTGGCATTAGTGCAGGCCATGGAGGTCGCGTTTGGCAGCCGGCCTATGGAACTGCTGGCTGGCATCGGGCCAGCCATCGGCCCCTGCTGCTATCAGGTTGGGTCAGAGGTAGCCGAGAGAGCCATTGCCGCCTTCAGCACAGCGGACGGGGTTGTGCTCACACGGGCAGATGGATCATTCTACTTGAATCTGTGGGAAGCAAATCGGCAGGCGCTGGCGCAAACGGGCGTACAGCAGATTGAGGTGGCCGGCCTCTGCACAGCATGTCACACTGACGAGTTCTACTCGCATCGGGCCGAGAACGGTCGCACGGGCCATCACGGCTCGTTGGCGTATCTACGATGA
- a CDS encoding response regulator transcription factor: MGNNPFAGKLILVVDDEPRMVKFIQTNLELDGFRVITASNGLQAIERVRTDLPDLVILDVMMPEMDGFEALRHIRQISDVPVIVLTVKGEETDKHLAFSAGADDYLTKPFSQLELSDRCKAVLRRTLDQSVRGDGVIKVDDRLQIDFAHREVIVNGERISLRPTEWRLLYHLVQNAGWIVPAEVLLQKVWGFEYKDDIQLLRLYIAYLRQKIEEDSNNPRYILTERGVGYRFIDFRRQQEKSQASTP, translated from the coding sequence ATGGGGAACAATCCTTTCGCCGGTAAGCTGATCCTGGTGGTGGACGATGAGCCGCGTATGGTCAAGTTCATCCAAACCAACTTGGAGCTGGACGGCTTTCGAGTGATCACAGCCTCGAACGGGTTACAAGCCATCGAAAGGGTGCGAACCGACCTGCCAGACCTCGTCATCTTGGACGTCATGATGCCGGAGATGGACGGCTTCGAGGCTTTACGCCATATCCGGCAGATCTCGGATGTGCCCGTGATCGTGCTGACCGTAAAAGGCGAAGAGACGGATAAGCATCTGGCCTTTTCGGCTGGCGCCGATGACTATCTGACCAAGCCCTTCAGCCAACTGGAGCTGAGCGATCGGTGTAAAGCTGTGCTGCGCCGGACATTGGACCAGTCAGTGCGCGGCGATGGCGTGATCAAGGTGGACGACCGTCTGCAGATCGATTTCGCACATCGCGAGGTGATCGTGAACGGTGAACGGATCAGCTTGCGCCCCACCGAATGGCGTTTGCTTTATCATCTGGTGCAAAACGCTGGCTGGATTGTGCCCGCCGAGGTGCTGCTCCAGAAGGTCTGGGGGTTTGAATACAAGGACGACATCCAGCTGCTTCGCCTCTATATCGCCTATCTGCGGCAAAAGATCGAAGAGGATAGCAATAACCCTCGTTATATCCTAACCGAACGCGGCGTGGGATATCGCTTCATCGACTTTCGCCGCCAGCAAGAGAAATCACAAGCGTCGACACCATGA
- the fabF gene encoding beta-ketoacyl-ACP synthase II produces MKSIDELRDRLRHLSPAARAFLLRELQAFDDGRLSSRGEPSSAVGGLMIADSTTLQEVMAWLAAFERPSRPRVVVTGMGAITPVGLTAPESWEAFVAGRSGVGPVTRFDATVYPTHFGAEVKGFDPTRYIPPVEARKMARCTQFAVVAAAEALVDAGLSSLPEGGARTGVVIGTGLGGFEFYEGLLRQQPTSPLRVRPTAATGGLPNMPAFHISQSFGARGPNSTVVTTCAAGTQAIGDGMEWIRQDRADVVIAGGVEALCEVLYAGFSAMRAISTRNDAPQQASRPFDAQRDGFVIGEGCGILILERLEHALARGARIYAELLGHATSADAYHVAQPEPRGMGAVNAMAWALADAGIVPERVDYINAHGTSTPLNDVIETRAIRRVFGAHADRLAVSSTKSMIGHCLGGAGAIEAIVTVYTVQQDLIHPTINYEFPDPECDLDYVPNVARRARVQVALSNSFGLGGQNACLVVAKWIPEART; encoded by the coding sequence ATGAAGTCTATCGATGAGCTGCGTGATCGTCTGCGTCATCTCTCACCAGCTGCCCGCGCCTTCTTATTGCGCGAGCTACAGGCCTTCGATGATGGACGTCTCTCTAGCCGTGGAGAGCCATCATCGGCAGTGGGTGGCCTAATGATTGCAGATAGCACCACTCTTCAGGAGGTAATGGCCTGGCTAGCCGCCTTTGAACGCCCTTCGCGGCCTCGCGTAGTCGTGACGGGTATGGGGGCCATCACCCCTGTGGGGCTGACCGCCCCGGAGAGTTGGGAAGCCTTCGTCGCCGGCCGCTCCGGCGTAGGGCCAGTCACTCGCTTCGATGCCACGGTGTATCCCACCCACTTCGGTGCCGAGGTCAAGGGCTTTGATCCCACGCGGTATATCCCGCCGGTCGAGGCCCGCAAGATGGCCCGTTGCACCCAGTTTGCGGTGGTTGCGGCCGCGGAAGCGCTGGTCGACGCTGGGCTCAGCTCTCTGCCTGAGGGCGGCGCGAGGACGGGAGTAGTGATCGGCACCGGGCTAGGCGGGTTCGAGTTCTACGAGGGCCTGCTCCGCCAGCAGCCCACTAGCCCCCTGCGCGTTCGGCCCACTGCGGCGACAGGAGGGCTGCCCAATATGCCGGCTTTTCATATCAGCCAGTCCTTCGGCGCGCGCGGGCCAAACAGCACCGTCGTCACCACCTGCGCGGCTGGCACTCAGGCCATTGGCGATGGCATGGAGTGGATTCGCCAGGATCGCGCCGACGTCGTCATCGCTGGAGGTGTGGAGGCGCTCTGTGAGGTGCTCTATGCCGGCTTCTCCGCCATGCGCGCCATCTCTACCCGCAATGACGCCCCCCAGCAAGCCAGCCGTCCCTTCGACGCTCAGCGGGATGGCTTCGTCATCGGCGAGGGGTGTGGCATTCTGATCCTGGAACGGCTGGAGCATGCCTTAGCTCGCGGTGCTCGTATTTATGCCGAATTGCTGGGCCACGCTACCTCGGCCGATGCCTATCATGTGGCGCAGCCGGAGCCTCGAGGGATGGGCGCCGTTAACGCTATGGCTTGGGCGCTGGCCGATGCTGGAATCGTCCCTGAGCGCGTAGACTACATCAATGCCCACGGCACCTCCACACCGCTGAATGACGTCATTGAAACACGAGCGATCCGCCGCGTCTTCGGCGCTCATGCCGACCGGTTGGCGGTGAGCTCGACTAAATCTATGATCGGCCATTGCCTCGGTGGGGCGGGTGCCATCGAGGCCATTGTTACCGTATACACAGTCCAGCAGGACCTGATCCATCCCACCATCAACTACGAGTTTCCCGATCCTGAGTGCGATCTGGACTACGTGCCCAACGTAGCACGGCGTGCCCGGGTGCAGGTAGCTCTCTCCAACTCGTTCGGCCTGGGAGGACAAAATGCCTGTCTGGTCGTGGCGAAATGGATACCGGAGGCAAGGACATAG